A DNA window from Hordeum vulgare subsp. vulgare chromosome 1H, MorexV3_pseudomolecules_assembly, whole genome shotgun sequence contains the following coding sequences:
- the LOC123405016 gene encoding MADS-box transcription factor 23-like isoform X2: MVRGKTVMEKIENTTSRQVTFSKRKGGLFKKARELGVLCDAEVGVLLFSNTGRLYDYSNSNSGMKSLIERYQHVKEGQQFMSASAEAKFWQAEAERVRQQLHNLQENHRQLLGQHLSGLSLENLRGLQEQLETSLHNIRLAKLNGQPEANSRAITSSSSQSSIAARDGATSIRLELSQPHHAERDEEPESPTLGL; the protein is encoded by the exons ATGGTCCGGGGAAAGACGGTGATGGAGAAGATCGAAAATACCACAAGCCGGCAGGTGACCTTCTCCAAGAGGAAGGGTGGGCTGTTCAAGAAAGCCAGGGAGCTGGGCGTGCTCTGTGATGCCGAGGTAGGGGTGCTCCTCTTCTCCAATACAGGACGCCTCTACGACTACTCCAACTCCAACTCCGG GATGAAATCACTAATTGAAAGATACCAGCACGTTAAGGAGGGTCAACAATTCATGAGTGCAAGCGCAGAAGCTAAG TTTTGGCAAGCAGAGGCAGAACGTGTGAGGCAGCAACTACATAACTTGCAAGAAAATCATAG GCAGTTGTTGGGACAACATTTATCTGGCTTAAGTTTGGAAAACTTGAGGGGTTTACAGGAGCAACTGGAAACGAGCCTGCATAACATTCGGCTAGCAAAG CTAAATGGGCAGCCAGAAGCAAATAGCCGGGCGATTACTAGTTCTTCTAGCCAGTCCAGCATTGCTGCTCGAGATGGTGCAACTTCAATTCGTTTGGAGCTCAGCCAACCGCATCATGCCGAAAGGGATGAGGAACCAGAATCACCAACACTAGG TCTTTAA
- the LOC123405016 gene encoding MADS-box transcription factor 23-like isoform X1 — protein sequence MVRGKTVMEKIENTTSRQVTFSKRKGGLFKKARELGVLCDAEVGVLLFSNTGRLYDYSNSNSGMKSLIERYQHVKEGQQFMSASAEAKFWQAEAERVRQQLHNLQENHRQLLGQHLSGLSLENLRGLQEQLETSLHNIRLAKDQLMIDEIEEFNKKGNLVHQENVDLHKKLNIIHQENIYLQNKLNGQPEANSRAITSSSSQSSIAARDGATSIRLELSQPHHAERDEEPESPTLGL from the exons ATGGTCCGGGGAAAGACGGTGATGGAGAAGATCGAAAATACCACAAGCCGGCAGGTGACCTTCTCCAAGAGGAAGGGTGGGCTGTTCAAGAAAGCCAGGGAGCTGGGCGTGCTCTGTGATGCCGAGGTAGGGGTGCTCCTCTTCTCCAATACAGGACGCCTCTACGACTACTCCAACTCCAACTCCGG GATGAAATCACTAATTGAAAGATACCAGCACGTTAAGGAGGGTCAACAATTCATGAGTGCAAGCGCAGAAGCTAAG TTTTGGCAAGCAGAGGCAGAACGTGTGAGGCAGCAACTACATAACTTGCAAGAAAATCATAG GCAGTTGTTGGGACAACATTTATCTGGCTTAAGTTTGGAAAACTTGAGGGGTTTACAGGAGCAACTGGAAACGAGCCTGCATAACATTCGGCTAGCAAAG GACCAACTTATGATTGATGAAATTGAAGAGTTCAATAAAAAG GGAAACCTCGTACACCAAGAAAATGTTGACCTGCACAAGAAACTAAACATAATTCACCAGGAGAATATATATTTGCAAAACAAG CTAAATGGGCAGCCAGAAGCAAATAGCCGGGCGATTACTAGTTCTTCTAGCCAGTCCAGCATTGCTGCTCGAGATGGTGCAACTTCAATTCGTTTGGAGCTCAGCCAACCGCATCATGCCGAAAGGGATGAGGAACCAGAATCACCAACACTAGG TCTTTAA